The following proteins come from a genomic window of Haliaeetus albicilla chromosome 23, bHalAlb1.1, whole genome shotgun sequence:
- the LOC104310629 gene encoding nuclear pore glycoprotein p62 isoform X1, which produces MNQFSFGSGAAGGGFTLGTPKTAATTATTGFSFSTPAASGGFSFGSAAQAPAGSQPAGLFSFSRPGAAAQPASFSFGTPATATATPAANVFPLGANAPKLNFGGSTATQATGITGGFGFGSSAPTSVPSSQAAAPSGFVFGSAGTTATTTAATTAQSGTTGGFTFSSGTTTQAGTASFNVGTAAPQAAPTGLTFGTAPAAAATTAATLGAATQSTTPFSLGGQSSGLTFGSLPSTAATSAPTATLTASTSQGPALSFGTKLGVPSTAATTASTTTTSILGSTGPTLFASIASSSAPTSSTTTGLSLGAPSTGTASLGTLGFGLKAPGTTAAATSTATSTTSASGFALNLKPLTTTGAIGAVTSTAAITTTTATSAPPVMTYAQLESLINKWSLELEDQEKHFLHQATQVNAWDQTLIENGEKITSLHREVEKVKLDQKRLDQELDFILSQQKELEDLLTPLEESVKEQSGTIYLQHADEERERTYKLAENIDAQLKRMAQDLKDITEHLNTSRGPADTSDPLQQICKILNAHMDSLQWIDQNSGKLVRVYVFNVIILPATTGKPHPAVLQRKVEEVTKVCESRRKEQERSFRITFD; this is translated from the exons atgaaCCAGTTCAGCTTCGGGTCGggcgcggcgggaggcggcTTCACTCTGGGCACGCCGAAGACGGCCGCCACCACGGCCACGACCggcttctccttctccacgCCCGCCGCCTCGGGGGGCTTCAGCTTCGGGAGCGCGGCCCAGGCGCCTGCCGGCAGCCAGCCCGCCGGGctcttctccttcagcaggCCGGGCGCTGCCGCGCAGCCGGCCAGCTTCAGCTTCGGGACGCCGGCCACGGCCACCGCGACTCCGGCAGCAAACGTGTTCCCGCTGGG GGCAAATGCACCAAAGTTAAACTTTGGAGGCAGCACTGCAACTCAGGCTACTGGAATCACAGGGGGCTTTGGATTTGGTAGCTCTGCACCAACCAGCGTGCCCTCAAGTCAAGCAGCAGCCCCTTCTGGCTTTGTGTTTGGATCTGCTGGcaccaccgccaccaccaccgccgccACCACCGCTCAGTCTGGGACGACCGGAGGGTTTACTTTTTCCAGTGGTACCACAACTCAGGCTGGGACAGCCAGCTTCAACGTTGGCACCGCAGCTCCGCAAGCAGCGCCCACAGGGTTGACCTTTGGAACAgcacctgcagctgctgccaccacTGCTGCCACCTTAGGAGCTGCAACCCAGTCAACAACCCCCTTCAGCCTTGGGGGGCAGTCCTCAG GTCTAACCTTTGGGTCATTGCCATCAACAGCAGCCACTAGTGCACCCACAGCAACGCTGACCGCTAGTACCAGCCAGGGACCCGCTCTGTCCTTTGGAACCAAACTTGGAG tACCATCCACAGCTGCTACAACTGCCTCTACCACCACAACCTCCATTCTTGGTTCAACGGGACCTACGTTGTTTGCGTCTATAGCGAGTTCTTCAGCACCGACGTCGTCTACCACCACGGGCCTCTCGC TTGGTGCCCCTTCCACTGGGACAGCCAGTCTTGGAACGCTTGGGTTTGGATTAAAAGCTCCTGGAACAACAGCTGCCGCAACAAGCACTGCCACTA GCACTACTTCTGCTTCTGGCTTTGCTTTGAATCTTAAGCCATTAACTACGACTGGTGCGATTGGAGCTGTGACTTCTACAGCTGCCATAACCACAACCACCGCCACCAG TGCACCTCCAGTGATGACTTATGCCCAGCTGGAGAGTTTGATAAACAAGTGGAGTCTGGAACTGGAGGACCAAGAGAAACACTTTCTCCATCAAGCAACGCAAGTTAATGCCTGGGATCAGACGTTGATAGAGAATGGAGAGAAG ATTACTTCATTACACAGAGAAGTAGAGAAAGTGAAGCTTGATCAGAAGAG acTGGATCAGGAGCTAGACTTCATTCTGTCACAGCAGAAAGAGCTTGAAGACTTGTTGACCCctctggaggagtctgtgaaGGAACAGAGCGGGACTATCTACTTGCAGCATGCAGACGAAGAACGGGAGAGGAC CTATAAACTGGCTGAAAACATAGATGCTCAGTTGAAGCGTATGGCACAAGATCTGAAGGACATCACTGAGCACTTGAATACATCAAGAGGCCCAGCAGACACGAGTGACCCG CTTCAGCAGATCTGTAAAATTTTGAATGCGCACATGGATTCGTTGCAGTGGATTGACCAGAACTCAG GAAAATTGGTGAGGGTGTATGTGTTTAATGTTATCATCCTGCCCGCCACAACAGGAAAGCCACATCCAG
- the LOC104310629 gene encoding nuclear pore glycoprotein p62 isoform X2, with protein MNQFSFGSGAAGGGFTLGTPKTAATTATTGFSFSTPAASGGFSFGSAAQAPAGSQPAGLFSFSRPGAAAQPASFSFGTPATATATPAANVFPLGANAPKLNFGGSTATQATGITGGFGFGSSAPTSVPSSQAAAPSGFVFGSAGTTATTTAATTAQSGTTGGFTFSSGTTTQAGTASFNVGTAAPQAAPTGLTFGTAPAAAATTAATLGAATQSTTPFSLGGQSSGLTFGSLPSTAATSAPTATLTASTSQGPALSFGTKLGVPSTAATTASTTTTSILGSTGPTLFASIASSSAPTSSTTTGLSLGAPSTGTASLGTLGFGLKAPGTTAAATSTATSTTSASGFALNLKPLTTTGAIGAVTSTAAITTTTATSAPPVMTYAQLESLINKWSLELEDQEKHFLHQATQVNAWDQTLIENGEKITSLHREVEKVKLDQKRLDQELDFILSQQKELEDLLTPLEESVKEQSGTIYLQHADEERERTYKLAENIDAQLKRMAQDLKDITEHLNTSRGPADTSDPLQQICKILNAHMDSLQWIDQNSAVLQRKVEEVTKVCESRRKEQERSFRITFD; from the exons atgaaCCAGTTCAGCTTCGGGTCGggcgcggcgggaggcggcTTCACTCTGGGCACGCCGAAGACGGCCGCCACCACGGCCACGACCggcttctccttctccacgCCCGCCGCCTCGGGGGGCTTCAGCTTCGGGAGCGCGGCCCAGGCGCCTGCCGGCAGCCAGCCCGCCGGGctcttctccttcagcaggCCGGGCGCTGCCGCGCAGCCGGCCAGCTTCAGCTTCGGGACGCCGGCCACGGCCACCGCGACTCCGGCAGCAAACGTGTTCCCGCTGGG GGCAAATGCACCAAAGTTAAACTTTGGAGGCAGCACTGCAACTCAGGCTACTGGAATCACAGGGGGCTTTGGATTTGGTAGCTCTGCACCAACCAGCGTGCCCTCAAGTCAAGCAGCAGCCCCTTCTGGCTTTGTGTTTGGATCTGCTGGcaccaccgccaccaccaccgccgccACCACCGCTCAGTCTGGGACGACCGGAGGGTTTACTTTTTCCAGTGGTACCACAACTCAGGCTGGGACAGCCAGCTTCAACGTTGGCACCGCAGCTCCGCAAGCAGCGCCCACAGGGTTGACCTTTGGAACAgcacctgcagctgctgccaccacTGCTGCCACCTTAGGAGCTGCAACCCAGTCAACAACCCCCTTCAGCCTTGGGGGGCAGTCCTCAG GTCTAACCTTTGGGTCATTGCCATCAACAGCAGCCACTAGTGCACCCACAGCAACGCTGACCGCTAGTACCAGCCAGGGACCCGCTCTGTCCTTTGGAACCAAACTTGGAG tACCATCCACAGCTGCTACAACTGCCTCTACCACCACAACCTCCATTCTTGGTTCAACGGGACCTACGTTGTTTGCGTCTATAGCGAGTTCTTCAGCACCGACGTCGTCTACCACCACGGGCCTCTCGC TTGGTGCCCCTTCCACTGGGACAGCCAGTCTTGGAACGCTTGGGTTTGGATTAAAAGCTCCTGGAACAACAGCTGCCGCAACAAGCACTGCCACTA GCACTACTTCTGCTTCTGGCTTTGCTTTGAATCTTAAGCCATTAACTACGACTGGTGCGATTGGAGCTGTGACTTCTACAGCTGCCATAACCACAACCACCGCCACCAG TGCACCTCCAGTGATGACTTATGCCCAGCTGGAGAGTTTGATAAACAAGTGGAGTCTGGAACTGGAGGACCAAGAGAAACACTTTCTCCATCAAGCAACGCAAGTTAATGCCTGGGATCAGACGTTGATAGAGAATGGAGAGAAG ATTACTTCATTACACAGAGAAGTAGAGAAAGTGAAGCTTGATCAGAAGAG acTGGATCAGGAGCTAGACTTCATTCTGTCACAGCAGAAAGAGCTTGAAGACTTGTTGACCCctctggaggagtctgtgaaGGAACAGAGCGGGACTATCTACTTGCAGCATGCAGACGAAGAACGGGAGAGGAC CTATAAACTGGCTGAAAACATAGATGCTCAGTTGAAGCGTATGGCACAAGATCTGAAGGACATCACTGAGCACTTGAATACATCAAGAGGCCCAGCAGACACGAGTGACCCG CTTCAGCAGATCTGTAAAATTTTGAATGCGCACATGGATTCGTTGCAGTGGATTGACCAGAACTCAG
- the DNAAF6 gene encoding dynein axonemal assembly factor 6 codes for MDSVFSGSSLQLLAKLLHDAQEDDDDDEHVPHCSVSTMTPGSIGPVKKEATGTFQVKSENRKTIWSAEEVPEGSEFDDTWDPREQPEYQILFKQCVGTEDVFFGMSRKDPSTACCEDVVIKIKLPETKYSDITLDIQDKVLDLRTPKKKLLLHLPYHVDSKNGKARFLSEEETLEVTLRVSRKFDFINFV; via the exons ATGGACAGTGTTTTTTCAGGCTCTTCTCTGCAGTTGCTTGCCAAACTACTTCATGATGCTcaagaagatgatgatgatgatgaacaTGTG CCACACTGTTCTGTTAGCACCATGACTCCTGGTAGTATTGGACCAGTAAAGAAAGAGGCCACTG GTACTTTTCAAGTGAAatctgaaaacaggaaaactaTTTGGAGTGCAGAGGAGGTCCCAGAAGGATCTGAATTTGATGATACCTGGGACCCTAGAGAACAGCCAGA gTATCAGATTTTATTCAAACAGTGTGTGGGAACAGAGGATGTCTTCTTTGGGATGAGCAGGAAAGACCCCTCCACAGCCTGCTGTGAAGATGTAGTG attaaaatcAAGCTACCAGAGACAAAGTACTCAGACATCACATTAGATATCCAGGACAAGGTTCTTGACCTTCGAACTCCCAAAAA gaagctgctgctgcacctcCCCTACCATGTAGACAGCAAGAACGGTAAAGCTCGTTTCCTCTCTGAAGAGGAGACCTTGGAAGTTACCTTGAGAGTATCAAGGAAGTTTGATTTCATAAATTTTGTCTGA